In one Diabrotica virgifera virgifera chromosome 7, PGI_DIABVI_V3a genomic region, the following are encoded:
- the LOC126888865 gene encoding uncharacterized protein LOC126888865, whose product MAPNDAHVKLLLSVNDENFKEKAFKCCQKTTNVIVCIKCGSIFHLSCSSRKKQKCIKLCDTRIVCETCEQSENPKGNSVSHTQEVNAHILQLEIDFLKTILSEKEEKYKILFDNNQLLKRTNELLEEKVKQKTKEPEFKVINVDKRKNWTSPGKDDKQLQNVNDLTNSKQTELVVTKIPADGTLARSSTSTNFGNEVPNEKKYITSRQMSAAMQEAKTQTVLHNLLNTENNAPVLSESSSNGAWTQVAHRKKRKFLVGSTESPCNIEAVPQMINLHVTRLKPDTKPEQLEKFLENHLDGVKCEIHQSKKPDIYASMKVTIRRDLIKNAWKREIWPSGALVSFFKMRRTLSH is encoded by the coding sequence ATGGCGCCGAACGATGCGCACGTGAAATTACTCCTCTCTGTAAATGATGAGAATTTTAAGGAAAAAGCATTCAAATGTTGCCAGAAAACTACTAACGTTATAGTGTGCATAAAATGTGGaagtatttttcatttatctTGTTCATCAAGAAAAAAGCAGAAATGTATAAAGTTATGTGATACTAGAATTGTATGTGAGACATGTGAACAATCTGAAAATCCCAAAGGAAACTCAGTAAGTCATACTCAAGAGGTAAATGCACATATCCTACAGTTGGAAATTGATTTTCTAAAAACAATTTTAAGTGAAAAagaggaaaaatataaaattttatttgataataaTCAATTGTTAAAAAGAACTAACGAGCTccttgaagaaaaagtaaaacaaaaaactaaagaaCCTGAATTCAAGGTAATTAACGTTGACAAAAGAAAAAACTGGACTTCCCCTGGTAAAGATGATAAACAACTACAAAATGTTAATGACCTTACTAATAGTAAACAAACTGAATTAGTAGTGACTAAAATTCCTGCAGACGGAACGCTAGCGCGATCCTCAACATCGACAAACTTTGGAAATGAAGTGccaaatgaaaaaaaatacattacatCAAGACAAATGAGTGCCGCAATGCAAGAAGCCAAAACTCAAACTGTTTTACATAATCTGTTGAACACTGAAAATAATGCTCCGGTTCTTTCAGAGTCTTCAAGCAACGGTGCGTGGACACAGGTAGCTCATAGAAAAAAGAGGAAGTTCTTAGTTGGAAGTACCGAGTCACCTTGCAACATTGAGGCTGTTCCACAAATGATCAACCTACATGTGACTCGCCTAAAGCCTGATACAAAACCGGAGCAATTAGAAAAGTTCCTGGAAAATCATTTAGATGGCGTAAAATGCGAAATCCATCAGTCCAAAAAACCTGACATATATGCATCCATGAAAGTGACCATTAGACGAGACTTAATTAAGAATGCATGGAAGCGAGAAATCTGGCCCAGCGGAGCATTAGTCTCGTTTTTCAAGATGAGGAGGACGCTGTCGCATTAG